The DNA sequence TCAGGACCCTGTTATGCAGTTGGCATCCTACTATTaaaccccccaccccctccctatgcacacatacacaactGCACAACTGCATTGATCTCAGCTGATAGCACAGTGGTACAATTCAATCAGAGAAACACACGTGCAGTTGGTGTTCACATGCTTTTGAGGGCagtgaactttttcacattttgtttcactacagccacaaacttcaatgcattttattaggatGTTTCTTGTGATggacaaacacaaacagcagaaatataaagtggaaggataaatgatacatggttttcaaactttttttagaAGCATAAAAGTTGCCACCTGCATTCAGAGTCACCTAATTAGCAAATAAAGTCAATTTGTGAGCAGCTGCACAGATATACAGGTCAGGAGTtgtgtactccacaaatctggcctttatgcaagcgtggcaaaaagaaagccattgttaaaagaaagatgCAAGAGGTTTTGACTGCAGTTTCTAACAAGcgatgtaggggacacagcaaacatgtagaagaaggttcAACATTTTGGAACACATTCAAAACTCTACTTGAGGTacaaaactaacattgcacataTTCCtgatcatcagaatcagaatcagaaaagctttattgccaagtacgtttttggacatacaaggaatttgttttggagtagtcggtgcaatacagtactcaaattaaacagtataaacatatctacaatataatataaatatatgtgcacagttttaagtgagtgagagtaaatatagagcagtataggatgccagagcggtgaacagtgcaggtgatcattgtgcaagtatggcagtgcaagtaaagcattagtccaagctgagcgttaatgtaacacatatagttgcaggttacaggtgtcatGCCATCCAGATTAAGATAAAACACaaaggtggcagcattatgctatgGGAATGCCTTTCTTCTGATGGGAAGCTAGTTAgatttgatgggaagatagtTAGAGCTCAATAAAGTGcgatcttggaagaaaacctgttagaggctgcaaaacacttgagactggtgtggaggttcaccttccagcaaataataaccctaaacatacaaccagagctacagtgaaaTAGTTGAAAACAATCTTTTATGACAAGGcttgaaaactgtttttcaaagatgttctccatccaatctgattaTGATTGACCTGGTTTTTAGGGAAGAATTGACAAAAATATAATTCTGTAGACgtgaaaagctggtagagacacactcTCAAGTTTAATTACAGTGAAAGGTGGATTTACAACTTATTAACTCTGGCAAGCTAAATACATATGTACAGCACACTTTTGAAATTTTAAATTAACTTGAAAGCCCTGTATCATTTTCTCTCCGCTTTAGAATTACAAACTGGTTTGTGATAGCAGAAAATCGTGATAAAATATTTCATGAAGCAGAAGGCTGTAACGTGACAGCACTGTGTAACAATACAGAAACAAGACAAGTggaaacataaaatgttttagttaaaCAGACACTTATAAAGACTTCTAAAGACCTTCACCTCAGTTCTGAAATTAAACTGTGGGTCCTCATCAAGTCTTGAAaccaaaagaagacaaaatatatttataggGATTTTCTTTAGAATGAAATCTGATACTTAATATAAGTCTGTAACCAcatattctctttttttttttgcatcattaTTTATCTGCATATTTTCTAGTATGAATCATTGGGAATGATCAGTActttttttaggatttttttccccactgcTTGTGATAACCAGAGATTACCTAACTTCCCTGTTGTGGCATAACAGATGTTTGAGGATATCCTTTGTAAAGCCAAGTGTATTTGCTACCACGCAATCAGTTAGGCTTCTAGATAATTTAATATCGTGCAATCTGGAGCATTCATAATGTTGCAGGAAATTCCCCATCACATTAGATCCTTACGCACTCACGCAACCGCACTGCAGTTTCTACATACAGAGAATCACCCTGTTGTTTGTTGATGTTGACTTGAGAAAGTTGTCATCCTGCCCTGTTGTACATAACTGCCATGTGGGTTGGCTGGCAGTGCAAACAAGGAGGGGTCTGTGGGGTAACTACGGCGCAGTTAATAAACACCAACCGGCGTTGCGGCCAAAACAAAACGTGCGCCTCCAAGAAGCGAGGTGCGCAATTTTCCTGGAGCACGCCGCACTTTCAGGTGCGCGCTTCTGTCCACGGAGAAAAGTTGAAGGTTTGCCTCGCCGTCTCTCCTCGTTAGTATTCTCCCCATTCGTCGACAGATTACAGCATTTACATATGAATAGGATTGAGTCGCACTTCAGCAGCACAACAGACACTTTGTGGCACTCTGGGCCTCCTGGACTGGAACAACTTGGCCGCGACACCCATCGCCCGTTCCCATAGTGAACACAGCAAATCTGCGGTTAGAGGGGAAATGTGCGGGCAACAGAGCATGTGTCGAACAAACAGTTTGCGCGATCAAAATGTTTCGTTGACACCTCCCAGGGCGAGTCAGTGGATTGATATGAAAGCCATCCGAAGTCGCTGCCCTGCTAGAAATTAATCGAAGGCAACAAAGTAACCAGTTTAACTAAAAGGTAACGGAAATCCACCTCAACTGATTTCAACATAAGAGTGGACGTTAACAGTACCATTAGTCAGTATTATTGTTGAGTATGTAATCTAATAGTTaataaaaaggatttaaaaaaataatataatattgaGCAGGACACCAATAATTTATCAAATCAGTGACCAATTCACTTATTTGTTGCACTTAATGAGTTATTACAGTCACCGATAAGAATAGAAAAGCAATTTCATTTCATCATTAAAATACACCAATTAGTTCACATCTGAATGAAATGTTGTTCCCCAtcaaacattagaaaaaaaaaatcaaaaatgtaagaattataaaaatgaagcatatttactgtgtacatgattttaatgatgatataaaataaatcagtaaacatcaccactccaaaacatattgcacttttctgaaaaaaagagggtgtgttttgttttgagcCATTGGGAATTTTTATGGGCtactctttattattttaaatattgttatttaGGTGAAAACTGTCTAATCTCTGtaattaagttaaaaaaaattatttaaacacatttaatttaGTAAGCATAACAACTGTACTTTAGAGGAAAAAAAGGGTTACTCAAATCAACCTAAAAGCATTATTTGGACAATTGTAACTGGAACCTAAATAATGCAGGATAAAGATGTCTGATAAAGAAAGACGATCAAAAACCTGTTTCCAAAGTTTATTATCACTATAATTATAGTCActgagtcattttctatactgcttctttcatagtgggtcgcaggggagctggtgcctatctccgccagtccatcgcagggcaacacacaaacaaccatgcacacacctaagggcaatctagagagaccaattaacctaacaagcatgtctttggactgtgggaggaagccggagtacctggagagaacccacgcatgcagagaacatgcaaactccatgtagaaagacccctggccgggagtcaaacccaggaccttcttgctgcaaggaaacagtgctaccaactataGGCCCATTTTAATTACAAtgattattattcttttgtGTGTCAGTGTTTCGTTTTCGTGGTTCCCCTTTGCCcagtttgctttgttttcatcTTTATCTTTGTAAAACTGCCAGGACCTGTCTAGTTTGCTGCCTGAATATGGCCTGTCATGGCCATTGTTTTTCAAACTAAACTGAGCAACAGGGGAAAGACCTAATGTTTTCAGCCTTTTTTAGAGAAAATTTACCAATGACACCACATGGCAACCCAACCAAccgtaaaaagtatttttttactactaaaaacaacattttacagctaacaGTAGTTAAATTTATGCTTTAATGCTtccacaaaatactttttttctgacatctgactttttttttttttttttttttttttttttttttttttaggaagaactaatgtgtaatttatttttcgTGTCTCTTTCAAACAGgaccttttttaatgtttcttctaAACACTTTTGGCTACAAGAggtttttgaatttattttgaaagttttaacCGGAAGCGATCATTTTCTATCGATGAACTTGATAATTCATTAAAGTCTAAATTTTTCCAATTACATTTCTACAATTGTTATCTAATGTTTCAGCTTTGTAATTATACAAACTCAcgcaaagattttatttttttttcttttcgccGATTTCCTAACTTCTTTTCTCGTTCGCTAACAGCAAAATTAGAGTTacggttatttttatttttttttggcgTCATTACTATAACCAGGCGGTAAAAAGTCAAAGTAAGCAAGCAGTAGACAAATAGCGAAAAGTTTTAAACGGTGAGCGGAAGAAGCACCCACGGGAACAGGTTGTCTCTTACCGTGGGCCAAGCGGACCAGAGTGGGCAGGCGGTACTTGCTGACCACTGCGTCCAGCGGCAGCGCCAAGGGGCTCCAAGTGATCTCCGACAGGGTCGCCGACAACTTCTCCATCCTCCCGGGTCATCACGGTGCCGGAGATAAGGGTAGCGGTGACGGTAAAGATGGTGACTGTATTTGTGACGGAACCGATGAAGCAGAGCACGGTGATCGAGGTGGTATAATGGCAAAGACTTTCGCCATGTTTGAATAATGTAGGAGAGAGGAGCGGAGTCTCGCTCGGAGCGCACAGAgaggagggagagagggagggagcgCTTCGCTCCCCCTCTCCGTCAGCCGGTTTCTGCTTGCTGCCGCCCCCACACATGCAAGTGAGCGTAAAAATCAAGTCAAACATTTAATGTAGCCAGTGTTTTGTAACACTAACGAGTTTGCACCATGTGGTGCAAATAGTTGGACTTCTTGCATACAGTGATTAAAACAAGACGTTTTCATGACTTTCGGCAGAGTAGTAAAGTAAGTACACCCTTGATGCAGCCAGGTGTTGCTAATTAAACGCACCTAATTAACTGATCACCAGAAGTATGACTACCTCCGTTGACAGAAGTTTGAGCAGTTTGCTTTTCCAGAACATACAGGCAAGCGTTGACACAATGCCAGGATGGAAAGATaacagcaatgaccttagaagAGCAACGATTGCTACACAATATTCGGTAAGGGGTTAAGAGTTCAAGCAGTTCCACGGAAACATATAAATATGTGTTAACCCAATGCcaggactgaaaaaaaaacaaacaaaaaaaactgaacgTATCAAACTCTTATGAAAACTCGTTTCATACCAGTTGGTGGTGGTAATAGAAGATATTCACAGAATACAGCCGGGTTACAGTTCGGTGCAACTCACCCATAAAGAGAGTGAGAtgcaatttaaaatatgttaactTTACCACACAAATAAATATGATCTGGTTAGTGTTGACTGTATTCTTTGTTTTACTCAAGTGGAAAGATTGGAACATGTGAGGTTGTTTGTGGGTTTTGGAATGATTTTCATGCTGTAATCCGACATTGCTACTATTTCTATCCTAACGCAACAATATAATGTGTTGGGTTGGGTCGCGCAGATAAACAGTAAGAATGGATGATAAATAGATTTATTCTgttaggaaaatattttattctgaaaggCCAAGTCATTAAATAAAGTCCCATTACTTTCCAGTAcaatattgtttgttttgttttaataaggCCCTTTATTATTTACCATGTATTAGTCTTAAATATCAGAATATCTGATTGTAATTATTTAGGTGATACTCTGAACGATATACTGTTTGACATTTATGTTCATATTGTTGTATCTTTacgaataaagtaaaaaaagaaagaaagttgtCTCACATTTGTTGCAGTGTCCCAGCCTCTATCAGCAGTACACATTTGCCGTTGAGTCAGTGATCGACCGGGTCCAGATCCGACCGTAAAAATTCAAACACATTTGACTGCAACTGAAGTCGGGTTGGGTCGGTTCCTCTCGGACACTTGCTGCCAGTCTTCACACCATCTTACACTAACAGATTTCTGAGCCAACTTGTGGAAACAGTTGAAGGGACTCGCAGCTGTAATCACAACCAAATGTGGTTCGAATGTATTCATTGAGGGGACCTGAATatgcactccacacttttcagattttccatCCCAGATTTGTTAAAATCTGGAAAATTGTGCATTAATATTTTCCCCTCAGGCACATGGACCATACAATATGACGTAGCATTTCTGTGGAAAAATTGCTTGCATGGCAGACTAGCACCTCTTCActcaaatgtcatgttttaatcTCAGCCTTAAAAGAACTTTCCAAACACGCCGAGACAGAATTATATGTTCTGACTTTTAGTAAGGACCTCAGCAGTCAGTATCCAGGAAAGCCCATGACCTTTTACTTCACCATATTAAGCGAAGCAGTGCCATCTATATGTATGTTTATGTGTAAATCAATATTTTCCACAGCTTTGAATTTGTGGCCCCAAGCAGGACTGTTCAAAGCACTGTTCTCAGAAACAACGTTGATTTTCATCAGTGAGGCAGTTGTGAAGCTAAATCCATTGGACTGTAATGCAGAGTAAGGACTTCGGCAGAATTATGTAACCAAGATAAGTTTTATCCATCGTTATTAATCAAAGCAGGTAAATGGATTCAAAAAAACTAGATGGGATTTTAATTTATCTTCCTCAAGCAGCATCgagcctaaaaaaaaaaagtttcctgGAATCACTAACCACATAAAACACCCACTCAGCACCAAATAGGATATACAAAGTTTATTCTCTGTTCAATTAGTTAAAATGCAAACCCAAAGTGTGATTCATTGGCTATAAATAGCTCACTCATTCACGAAATGGAACGAACACTGAAACACAAGCACAGAACTGTCTAAAAGGACCAGAATCAATTTGAATCAAGCAAGCTCTAAATGCTTGCATGTTTAAAAGTAACATATTTCCCTTCTTCCATTTTCACTTCCAGCCTATGTGTAAAATCCAGAGATGGTCTCTGGAAGATGTATCGATTATCTAGAAAAAAATCAGTAGTTAGTTGATACTACCATATGAAACGCAGGTTTACTTTGTACGAACGTTTAGTAATTTACAGCAGTTGTAGAGAATATCTAGTCAACCATCTCTGTATCAATGCAAACAAAATATCTGGAGTATttggtggcaaaaaaaaaaaaaagtcaacaaaACAACCAAAGTTGAtcactttaattttatttgattcATATTAACAAAAATTCAAATATGAAGCAGTACTTCAGTATCGATGAGACAGCTTTATATCACAGGTGAACAGATTTTCGGCATGGTTGGACACTCAGTGAGCAGGCTCTGCAAAAAGTGAAACAAGATGAgggtaaattatttatttcacattaaATTTATTAGCcaggaaaaataataataaatgtgcaTATAACCAATAAGGTAAATCTAGTATTAACACAAAGTTAAAACTTCATGGAGATgtatgatagatagatagatagatagatagatagatagatagatagatagatagatagatagatagatagatagatagatagatagatagatagatagatagatagatagatagatagatagatagatagatagatagatagatagtaagtaagtattcagcccccttgaacttttcaacctcttgccacatttcaggcttcaaacataaagatataaaattcaaattttttgtgaagaatcaacaagtgggacacgatcatgaagtggaatgaaatttattggatgtgtcaaacttttttaacaaataaaaaactgaaaagtggggtgttcaatattattcggcccccttgtgttaatactttgtagcgccaccttttgctgcaattacagctgcaagtcacttggggtttgtctctatcagttttgcacattgagagactgaattcttgcccattcttccttgcagaacagttcgagctcagtgaggttggatggagagcgttcgtgaacagcagtcttcagctctttccacagattctcgattggattcaggtctggactttgacttggccattccaacacctggatacgtttatttgtgaaccattccattgtagatttggcttcatgttttggatcattgtcttgttagaagataaatctccgtcccagtctcaggtctcttgcagactccaacaggttttcttccagaatggtcctgtatttggccccatccatcttcccatcaattttgaccatcttctctgtccctgctggtgaaaagcaggcccaaaccatgatgctgccaccaccatgtttgacagtggggatggtgtgttcagggtgatgagctgcgttgcttttacgccaaacatatcattttgcatcgTGGCCaatcagtttgattttggtttcatctgaccagagcaccttcttccacatgtttggtgtgtctcccaggtggcttgtggcaaactttaaacgagactttttatggatatctttgagaaatgactttcttcttgcaactcttccataaaggccagatttgtgcagtgtacgactgattgttgtcctatggacagactctcccacctcagctgtagatctctgcagttcatccagagtgatcatgggcctcttggctgcatctctgatcagtcttctccttgttcgagatgaaagtttagagggacggccgggtcttggtagatttgcagtggtctgatacaccttccatttcaatatgattgcttgcacagtgctccttgggatgtttaaagcttgggaaatctttttgtatccaaatccagctttaaacgtctccacaacagtatctcggacttgcctggtgtgttccttggtcttcatgatgctctctgcgctttgaacagaaccctgagactatcacagagcaggtgcatttatacggagacttgattacacacaggtggattctatcatcatcagtcatttgggacaacattggatcattcagagatcctcactgaacttctggagtgagtttgctgcactgaaagtaaaggggctgaataatattgcacgccccacttttcagttttttatttgttaaacaagtttgacacatccaataaatttcattccacttcacgattgtgtcccacttgttgttgattcttcacaaaaaaatttaattttatatctttatgtttgaagcctgaaatgtggcaagaggttgaaaagttcaagagggccgTATaccttcgcaaggcactgtaggatATGAATATTGCAGGCTGAAGTAGTTTTAAAGACAGACATGTTTAAaggggaaagaaaaacacagcaggttttttttattcccttaCTGATAAATAGGGTGTGATTTTAAAGAACCTCTTAAGGGTTAACAGGTAAactattacagttttttttaatttacctatttaattgttttttaagtAATGCAAGCACTATTACTTTTGCGGGGGAATGtgatgatgaaaataaaaatcatcaaGGAAAATGTGGGCTAATCACATCCAATCGGCTGATtgcaataattaataaaatcataattacaTGTTGTCCAAATATTATGCAGCCCTAGTGAATGCACACATTGTAAACTGGTAAATACATATTCAAAACATGGCTATTTAAGTAGTTCAATAATTGAATAATtaataaacagacatttttcAAGACTTTATGCAGCACCAGTGGCAGGGCTGCACAATGTATCGCAAATATATTGTTATTGAAAGACCACTGTATCCAGTATCCATACCTCAAACAACTGCGTGGAGTGCAATACATGGCCGTAATTTATTTAAGCTTCATGCATTCAGGGTTTCTGTGCCTGTAAACTATTTGGTGACACTAGTTGATTAATGCAGTATAAAGTGTTTTAGAAGGAAAGGAGGTGTTAATGTTAAGTCATTAAGAAACTACAACTACTACATTGTTTCAACGTCACAGCAGCAGGTATTGGCCTTGTTgttaagatgaaaaaaataaattaaatacattttttacagaAGCTGGACAGATTACTTTTTATCTGGGGTCTAAGTTTGCCATGAACCCAAAGCGGAACAacaaatacagtttaaaattatttgtttatttatctcAGGCCCTATCATTATTGCATGTTCTCCAAATATCATGCAGCCTTCACTAGTGcccttattatttttaaagtctTGTTCGGCCTATAGGGAGGTAGAAAGGAGTAAAAGGATAGACCAGACTGGGCTGGGAGGCAAACCTGTGGCCTGTTATGTCGAAGAGATGGAGTGTCTGCTCTAACTACTGGACCACAGAGGGTCCCAACAAAGTTTCCAGTGCTCTGTAGAACTCTCCtcattttgtaattttaaattaaaaatgttttcaggttAGGACCTGGGGGTTATTAAATGTAGCGCCCCCCTATACAGAGATAGTAAACTATGGTAAAACCTACACCCACAAACGATCATATTGCTTAAATAGAATTATACATCATAAGTTAAAAAATATTGATTGACTTACTATTCGTCACTGCCTTCTTTCCTAGAatagagaaacatttaaattacattaaCACAAAAATGAACAGTTACACTGATAAACATGTCTAAAACCTTACACAGGCTGTGACATATTTAATGTGTACTTGAAAAGCACTATGGGAAATTGATTTATTACAGACCATTTAAGCTAGAATAAAGTAAATCTCAGTCACATCAAACCTCATTCGATTCAAGTTTATCTCATTTCCACAACAGATCTCTAGTTCTTCAACTTACCGCCGTAGGAAACTTTGTAATAGAGGTATGTCATGATGCCCAGTCCAACCCACATCTCCTGGTACGCCTTCGTGTAATATGGGCTCACTGTGGACCACCATTTAGCAAAGGCTCGTCCAGCCATCtgtggcaaaaaacaacaacaaaaaacaatgtattCAGTTAGGCTACCATAAACCTCTGATTAACTATTTTCTATTTAGACAAGGCTGGAAACCCAGTCTGGTTTAAGGACCTCACTAAACTT is a window from the Girardinichthys multiradiatus isolate DD_20200921_A chromosome 15, DD_fGirMul_XY1, whole genome shotgun sequence genome containing:
- the atp5mj gene encoding ATP synthase subunit ATP5MPL, mitochondrial, whose product is MAGRAFAKWWSTVSPYYTKAYQEMWVGLGIMTYLYYKVSYGGKKAVTNKPAH